Proteins from a genomic interval of Paenibacillus sp. FSL R5-0623:
- a CDS encoding FMN-dependent NADH-azoreductase, translating to MSTLLYITAHPHDHETSFSMATGKAFIDAYRESHPSDEVVHLDLYRSDIPHIDADVFSGWGKLQSGSDLTAEEQTKVSRLNELSDQFAAADKYVFVTPMWNFSFPPILKAYVDSICVAGKTFRYTEQGPVGLLSDKKALHIQARGGIYSEGPAAQMESGHRYLSIIMSFLGVPKLDGIFVEGHNQYKDRANEIKQQAIEQATTFAKQF from the coding sequence ATGTCTACCTTATTGTATATTACTGCCCATCCTCATGATCATGAAACCTCCTTCAGCATGGCTACAGGCAAAGCATTTATTGATGCATATCGTGAAAGTCACCCGTCTGATGAGGTTGTTCACCTCGATCTGTATCGTTCGGATATTCCGCATATTGATGCGGATGTCTTCAGTGGTTGGGGCAAGCTGCAATCGGGCAGTGATCTGACTGCTGAAGAGCAGACCAAAGTAAGCCGTTTGAATGAACTGTCGGATCAATTTGCCGCAGCAGATAAATATGTTTTTGTAACTCCAATGTGGAACTTCTCGTTCCCTCCTATTCTGAAGGCATATGTGGACTCGATCTGCGTAGCTGGCAAAACATTTCGTTATACCGAACAAGGTCCTGTTGGACTGTTGTCTGACAAAAAAGCGTTGCATATTCAGGCTCGCGGTGGCATTTATTCCGAAGGTCCCGCTGCCCAGATGGAATCCGGTCATCGTTACTTAAGCATTATCATGTCTTTCCTCGGCGTGCCGAAGCTTGATGGCATTTTTGTTGAGGGGCACAATCAATATAAAGATCGTGCGAATGAGATCAAGCAACAAGCTATAGAGCAAGCAACTACTTTTGCAAAACAGTTTTAA
- a CDS encoding class II aldolase/adducin family protein — protein sequence MSEQQIREELTKYARRAVAQGLVVGPGGNLSARSGGTMLLSPSGYALEDLEPDEWIAIDIETGATSAGSTRPSSEVLMHLYSYRVNPDIQAIVHTHPAYTIALSLVFDELPHLFPDQSALVGDIGFVPYVLPTTKLLADAVSAKVEEHTALILVNHGLVTTGKNLREAYYRTQVVEESAKVYMIAKAAGEPKVLTAEEYKEIQSLESEAYRVQLLQQLKS from the coding sequence ATGTCTGAACAGCAAATAAGGGAAGAGTTGACGAAGTATGCCCGCAGAGCAGTTGCCCAAGGGTTAGTGGTAGGACCCGGTGGGAATCTGAGCGCACGCTCTGGGGGAACGATGTTGTTGTCTCCGAGTGGATATGCACTTGAAGACCTGGAACCGGACGAGTGGATAGCTATTGATATCGAGACAGGGGCGACTAGTGCGGGATCAACACGTCCGTCTTCCGAAGTATTAATGCATCTGTACAGTTATCGTGTGAATCCTGATATCCAAGCCATTGTGCATACGCATCCGGCATATACGATCGCACTTAGTCTCGTTTTCGATGAATTGCCACACTTGTTCCCTGATCAGTCCGCCTTGGTAGGTGATATCGGATTTGTTCCATATGTTCTGCCAACGACGAAACTTCTTGCCGATGCAGTCTCAGCAAAGGTAGAAGAACATACGGCACTCATTCTTGTCAATCACGGATTAGTTACGACCGGTAAAAACCTCCGCGAAGCCTATTACCGCACTCAAGTGGTGGAAGAAAGCGCGAAGGTATATATGATCGCCAAGGCAGCCGGGGAACCCAAAGTGTTAACTGCTGAAGAATATAAGGAAATTCAATCCCTTGAAAGTGAAGCCTATCGTGTACAGTTGCTGCAACAACTCAAGTCTTAA
- a CDS encoding rhamnulokinase family protein: MGNQATHVLAADYGAGSGRVVRGSFDGNRLSLQEVHRFNNEPVQLGDGLYWDFLRLFHELKQGIVKGTQGISPSVRSIAVDTWGVDYGLVDGAGRLCSNPRHYREARNAQWMEEVLHMVKEEELYAMSGVLPQQINTAFQLLGSVREQAEGLRPDVRMLFMPDLFHYYLSGQQACEYTIASTSGLLHAGEARWNEYLIGRLGIPETLFPKLVQPGTVLGNLTNELCAELRTEPMQVVSVGSHDTASALAAIPAMDSDFAFISCGTWSLMGVERDTPVLDNRSRTLGFTNEGTVRGKVRTLKNRSGLWLLQECKRQWERENQLFTHEELIQLATLATPHQSYVSPGDGVYLAPGNMVERIRQQCSLTGQTVPETTGAIVRCILESLALEFRQTLDELQLITGTRPRVIHMVGGGVHNPLLCQFTANAAGVPVVAGPAEATSAGNCMLQFLAHGEVSSLAEIREVMAASFSPETYEPEDTELWQEAYENYQSLNQVKR; this comes from the coding sequence ATGGGCAATCAAGCAACACATGTGCTTGCTGCCGATTACGGCGCCGGTAGTGGACGCGTAGTCCGTGGTTCTTTTGATGGAAACAGACTCTCGTTACAGGAAGTGCATCGATTCAACAATGAACCCGTGCAGCTGGGGGACGGATTGTATTGGGATTTCTTGCGACTTTTTCATGAATTAAAACAAGGCATTGTGAAAGGGACGCAAGGCATCTCTCCATCGGTCCGTTCTATAGCTGTGGATACGTGGGGAGTGGACTATGGACTGGTGGATGGTGCAGGAAGGTTGTGCTCGAACCCACGTCACTATCGGGAAGCACGCAACGCACAGTGGATGGAAGAAGTTCTGCACATGGTGAAAGAAGAAGAACTGTATGCCATGTCCGGCGTTTTGCCGCAGCAGATCAATACAGCATTTCAACTGCTAGGCAGTGTACGAGAGCAGGCCGAAGGTTTGCGTCCGGATGTGCGCATGTTATTTATGCCGGATTTATTTCACTATTATCTATCTGGTCAGCAGGCTTGTGAGTATACGATTGCAAGTACCAGCGGGCTGTTGCATGCAGGCGAGGCGCGTTGGAATGAATATCTGATCGGGCGTCTCGGTATACCGGAAACATTATTTCCAAAGCTCGTTCAACCCGGTACCGTGCTGGGCAATTTAACAAATGAGTTGTGCGCCGAGTTACGGACTGAACCGATGCAGGTAGTCTCAGTGGGCTCACATGATACCGCATCTGCCTTGGCAGCGATTCCTGCGATGGATTCGGATTTTGCTTTTATCAGCTGTGGTACCTGGTCACTTATGGGGGTGGAGCGTGATACACCTGTATTGGATAACCGAAGTCGTACACTCGGATTCACCAATGAAGGGACGGTACGTGGGAAAGTACGCACCCTGAAAAATCGTTCAGGCCTGTGGCTGCTACAAGAATGCAAAAGGCAATGGGAGCGGGAGAATCAACTTTTTACACATGAAGAACTGATTCAGCTGGCTACCTTGGCAACGCCGCATCAAAGTTATGTATCGCCCGGAGATGGCGTGTATTTGGCGCCAGGGAATATGGTTGAACGCATACGCCAACAATGCAGCCTCACCGGACAGACTGTCCCCGAAACGACTGGAGCGATTGTGCGCTGCATTCTGGAAAGTCTTGCACTGGAATTCAGACAGACGCTGGATGAATTGCAGTTGATCACAGGTACAAGACCTCGTGTCATTCATATGGTTGGTGGCGGTGTGCACAATCCACTATTGTGCCAGTTTACAGCCAATGCAGCCGGTGTTCCGGTGGTGGCAGGCCCGGCAGAGGCGACTTCAGCCGGGAATTGCATGCTGCAATTCCTTGCACATGGAGAAGTGAGTAGCTTGGCCGAGATCCGGGAGGTCATGGCTGCTTCCTTTTCCCCCGAGACCTATGAACCTGAGGATACAGAGCTGTGGCAGGAAGCTTATGAAAACTACCAAAGTCTCAATCAAGTCAAAAGATAA
- a CDS encoding L-fucose isomerase has product MTHQDYRYKQAFPKIGIRPTIDGRRKGVRESLEEQTMRMATSVAELLAAELRYPDGSALECVVAETCIGGVAEAAAAAELFSRSNVGVTITVTPCWCYGTETMDMSPSTPTAIWGFNGTERPGAVYLAAVLSAHAQKGIPAFGIYGEDVQDGGDTTIPNDVREKLLRFSRAGLAAATLKGQAYLSIGSVSMGIAGSIVNDSFFQEYLGMRNEYVDMSELTRRIEEEIYDPEEYKLALAWVKENCSEGPDNNAAHLQTDRKRKEYEWETVVKMTQIVRDLMAGNPRLAELGFTEESMGHHAIVSGFQGQRQWTDHSPNGDFLESILNSSFDWNGKRAPYLVATENDSLNGVSMLFGSLLTHTAQIFADVRTYWSPDSVQRVTGHQLEGNAKDGILHLINSGSAALDGTGQQSRDGKPVLKPFWEITDEEVQDCLKATSWRPASVEYFRGGGYSADFLTKGGMPVTMTRLNLVKGLGPVLQIAQGYTVDLPEDVHDTLDRRTDPTWPSTWFAPVLTGSGAFTSVYEVMNQWGANHGSISYGHIGADLITLASMLRIPVNMHNVPETEIFRPRAWGLFGTSEPESADYRACSVFGPLYR; this is encoded by the coding sequence ATGACACATCAGGATTATCGTTATAAGCAGGCATTTCCCAAGATTGGTATTCGTCCCACGATTGATGGAAGACGCAAGGGTGTTCGGGAGTCACTGGAAGAGCAAACGATGCGGATGGCTACGTCTGTTGCGGAACTGCTTGCAGCCGAACTGCGTTATCCTGACGGCTCCGCGTTAGAGTGTGTTGTGGCCGAGACCTGTATTGGCGGAGTAGCCGAAGCGGCCGCGGCAGCAGAACTGTTCAGCCGTTCGAACGTTGGTGTAACGATCACCGTGACACCGTGCTGGTGTTATGGTACGGAAACGATGGATATGTCACCGTCCACTCCAACAGCCATCTGGGGTTTTAATGGAACTGAACGTCCGGGTGCTGTATATCTGGCGGCAGTTCTCTCTGCCCATGCACAGAAGGGCATTCCTGCCTTTGGGATCTATGGAGAGGATGTTCAGGATGGAGGGGATACAACGATTCCCAATGACGTGCGTGAGAAATTGCTCCGGTTCAGCCGTGCGGGTCTTGCAGCCGCTACCTTGAAAGGGCAAGCGTATCTGTCCATTGGATCGGTATCCATGGGGATTGCAGGCTCGATTGTGAACGATTCATTTTTCCAGGAGTATCTGGGCATGCGCAACGAATATGTGGATATGAGCGAACTCACTCGTCGTATTGAAGAAGAAATCTACGATCCTGAGGAGTATAAGCTCGCGCTGGCCTGGGTGAAGGAGAATTGTAGCGAAGGTCCGGACAACAACGCTGCCCATCTGCAAACGGATCGTAAACGCAAAGAGTACGAATGGGAAACCGTTGTGAAAATGACCCAAATCGTGCGTGATTTGATGGCGGGTAATCCAAGATTGGCAGAACTTGGTTTTACAGAGGAATCGATGGGCCACCATGCAATTGTATCCGGCTTCCAGGGGCAACGGCAATGGACAGACCATTCACCTAACGGAGATTTTCTGGAGTCGATACTCAATTCTTCCTTTGACTGGAATGGCAAACGTGCGCCTTATCTCGTTGCAACGGAGAATGATAGTTTGAACGGTGTGTCCATGTTATTTGGTTCGTTACTCACGCATACGGCACAGATCTTCGCTGATGTGCGCACGTATTGGAGTCCGGATTCGGTACAGCGTGTAACAGGGCACCAGTTGGAAGGAAACGCGAAGGACGGTATTCTGCATCTGATTAACTCGGGTTCCGCGGCCCTGGATGGCACCGGACAACAGTCCAGAGATGGCAAGCCTGTGCTCAAGCCTTTCTGGGAAATTACAGATGAGGAAGTTCAGGATTGTCTAAAAGCAACATCGTGGAGACCGGCATCCGTAGAGTATTTCCGCGGGGGCGGCTATTCAGCGGATTTCTTGACCAAAGGCGGCATGCCTGTAACGATGACACGTCTGAATCTGGTCAAAGGACTGGGACCCGTACTGCAAATCGCTCAGGGTTATACAGTCGATCTGCCTGAAGATGTGCATGATACGCTGGATCGGCGGACAGACCCAACCTGGCCATCCACCTGGTTTGCACCTGTTCTAACCGGATCGGGAGCGTTTACTTCCGTATACGAGGTCATGAATCAATGGGGAGCGAACCATGGGTCCATCTCATACGGACATATTGGTGCAGATCTGATCACGCTCGCTTCCATGCTTCGCATTCCGGTAAATATGCATAATGTACCTGAAACGGAAATTTTCCGTCCGCGTGCATGGGGGTTGTTCGGCACAAGTGAGCCGGAGAGCGCAGACTACCGTGCTTGCAGTGTGTTTGGTCCATTGTATCGTTAA
- a CDS encoding LacI family DNA-binding transcriptional regulator — protein sequence MITIYDIAKKANVSAMTVSKVINHTGRISSATRERVQQVIDELGYIPNSNARSLVLQRTQMLSLLITDITNPFYTTLARGAEDAAHLRGYRLLFGNSDEDYNKEKDYVDAILSTRVDGVLYAPAGDRSLPHLKQLQERHIPFVFLDRIVPGITSDIIAGDSREGAIELIRYLVQLGHRRIALVNGSSEVSTARLREEGYIAGLREAGADIDPELVLRTGYRDFGDEEGLDRLLSQPDQPTAIFAANNMLAIGVIRLLRKRGLRVPNDISVVCFDDLDLASAFDPFLTVAAQPAYDFGFRGVQMLIDRIEGKAPSEAQTVILPSELRIRASAAAPREQK from the coding sequence ATGATTACCATTTATGATATTGCCAAAAAAGCCAACGTCTCCGCCATGACGGTCTCCAAGGTCATTAATCATACAGGCCGCATAAGCTCCGCGACACGCGAACGTGTGCAACAGGTGATCGACGAACTGGGTTACATACCGAACTCCAATGCACGCAGCCTTGTGCTTCAACGAACCCAGATGCTCTCCCTGCTTATTACGGATATTACCAACCCTTTTTATACAACACTGGCCCGTGGTGCTGAAGATGCAGCCCATCTTCGTGGGTACCGTCTTTTATTCGGCAATAGTGACGAGGATTACAATAAGGAAAAGGATTACGTGGATGCGATTCTATCTACTCGTGTGGATGGTGTACTCTATGCCCCAGCGGGAGATCGTTCTCTTCCTCATCTAAAACAACTGCAGGAACGTCACATTCCGTTTGTCTTTCTGGACCGCATCGTACCTGGCATTACGTCAGATATCATTGCAGGAGATAGCCGGGAAGGCGCGATTGAACTGATCCGATATCTGGTGCAACTGGGGCACCGGCGCATTGCACTGGTCAATGGTTCTTCGGAGGTTTCTACCGCCAGACTGCGGGAGGAAGGTTATATAGCGGGTTTACGTGAGGCCGGAGCTGATATCGATCCCGAGCTTGTGCTTCGAACCGGGTACCGGGATTTCGGCGATGAAGAAGGACTGGATCGACTACTCTCTCAACCGGATCAACCAACAGCCATTTTTGCCGCCAACAACATGCTGGCGATTGGGGTCATTCGGCTTTTGCGCAAACGAGGACTGCGTGTACCAAATGACATCTCTGTTGTGTGTTTCGATGATCTGGATCTGGCTTCCGCCTTTGACCCTTTTCTGACCGTAGCTGCACAGCCCGCATATGATTTTGGATTTCGAGGGGTACAGATGCTGATTGACCGAATTGAGGGCAAGGCCCCTTCCGAGGCCCAGACCGTTATTCTACCATCAGAACTGCGCATACGGGCTTCGGCTGCTGCTCCACGTGAGCAAAAATAG
- a CDS encoding NAD-dependent epimerase/dehydratase family protein translates to MNKVLILGGTRFFGKRLVDHLLWEGKSRITVATRGKTDVDFGPEVNRIKMDREDPESLAEVAQTDMWDVVYDNICYSPDAAKAACDAFAGRTKRYVLTSTLSVYGDPRPGFKETDFDPYTYPLQYGSAEDFSYGEGKRLAEAVFFQEADFPVVAMRIPIVLGIDDYTRRLHFHIEHVQKGKPIGMPNPDAEIGFINSTEAARFLAWLGHSSITGPVNAASKGAITLSAMIHLIETVTGMQSQILKETVKEDMSPFGIEQSWTMETTKAEQAGYTFEPLMDWFPGLVREVALALQSER, encoded by the coding sequence ATGAATAAAGTACTTATACTTGGGGGTACACGTTTTTTCGGTAAACGTCTGGTGGATCACTTGCTGTGGGAAGGGAAGTCACGGATCACAGTTGCAACTCGTGGTAAAACGGATGTTGACTTCGGACCCGAAGTCAACCGAATCAAGATGGATCGTGAAGACCCGGAATCTCTGGCCGAGGTTGCGCAGACAGACATGTGGGATGTTGTGTACGATAATATCTGTTATTCACCGGATGCAGCGAAAGCGGCATGTGACGCTTTTGCAGGGCGCACCAAAAGGTACGTTTTGACATCTACATTGTCTGTGTACGGTGATCCCAGACCTGGATTTAAGGAAACGGATTTTGACCCGTATACATATCCATTACAGTATGGGAGTGCGGAGGATTTTTCGTATGGAGAAGGCAAACGGCTTGCGGAGGCTGTATTTTTCCAGGAAGCGGATTTCCCGGTTGTGGCGATGCGCATTCCAATCGTACTCGGGATTGATGATTATACGAGAAGACTTCATTTTCATATTGAACATGTGCAAAAAGGAAAACCGATTGGCATGCCCAATCCGGATGCGGAGATTGGATTCATCAATTCCACCGAAGCGGCAAGATTTCTCGCGTGGCTTGGACATTCGTCCATTACCGGTCCGGTGAATGCAGCTTCCAAGGGTGCGATTACGCTGTCAGCCATGATACATCTAATCGAGACGGTCACGGGCATGCAGTCCCAGATCCTTAAGGAAACTGTGAAAGAAGACATGTCACCCTTCGGGATCGAGCAATCATGGACGATGGAGACGACCAAGGCAGAACAAGCAGGTTATACGTTCGAACCTCTGATGGACTGGTTCCCGGGACTCGTTCGTGAGGTCGCTCTTGCATTACAGTCGGAGCGGTAG
- a CDS encoding SAM-dependent methyltransferase, translating into MSRDELSKSREGQKNSGEDQQSNDSGGLELPQIVFIGRTFEEYMKMFNLTVEDLTGKSILDCPGGACSFSSKARKLGADPMAVDMAYKYEIDELEVKGFQDIEHTMKQMESVQGIYVWDQFGSIQGLKEERTRAITDCIADMRMFPDRYVASMLPDLPFTDEQFDLTLSAHFLFTYADRLDVDFHVATVMELLRVSKQEVRIFPTVDLSGERYKHMDELKVILEERGCIVSEEPTSYEFQRNAHTILQIVKHNRTR; encoded by the coding sequence ATGAGCAGAGATGAGCTGAGCAAGAGTAGAGAGGGTCAGAAGAACAGCGGAGAAGATCAGCAGTCCAATGATTCTGGAGGTTTGGAACTGCCACAGATTGTTTTCATAGGAAGAACCTTTGAGGAATATATGAAGATGTTCAACCTGACCGTGGAGGATCTTACAGGCAAGTCCATTTTGGATTGTCCAGGTGGAGCATGTTCGTTTAGTAGCAAGGCGCGCAAGTTGGGTGCAGACCCCATGGCCGTGGATATGGCCTACAAATATGAGATCGACGAGCTTGAGGTAAAGGGATTTCAGGACATTGAGCATACGATGAAACAGATGGAATCGGTGCAAGGCATATATGTGTGGGATCAATTTGGATCAATCCAGGGGTTAAAGGAAGAACGAACTCGTGCCATCACAGATTGCATTGCAGATATGAGAATGTTTCCTGACCGTTATGTGGCGTCTATGCTCCCGGATCTACCCTTTACGGATGAACAATTCGATCTGACGTTATCTGCCCATTTCCTGTTTACGTATGCGGATCGATTGGATGTTGATTTTCATGTTGCAACCGTGATGGAGCTGCTGCGTGTGAGCAAACAAGAGGTTCGCATTTTTCCAACAGTGGATCTGTCTGGTGAACGTTACAAGCACATGGATGAATTAAAAGTAATACTCGAAGAGCGTGGGTGCATCGTATCCGAAGAACCAACTTCATATGAGTTTCAACGGAATGCTCACACCATTCTTCAAATTGTTAAACATAATCGAACAAGATAG
- a CDS encoding Gfo/Idh/MocA family oxidoreductase, with amino-acid sequence MVRFGVVGTNWITERLLEAAVQVDGFKLTAVYSRTVDKANVFADKYDVEHRFTDLEELAASDVIDAVYIATPNTVHAEQAELFLRNGKHVLCEKPLAANSAEVRSMIDTAREHEVLLMEAMKSTLVPQFKMVQKNLHKIGPVRKYVAGYSQYSSRYDKYKEGIVLNAFKPELANGALMDLGVYCLYPLITLFGAPKRVQSQAMMLESGVDGQGSVLLDYDGMDAVVTYSKISNSHLPSEIMGELGSIIIDKIGSPEHAEIRYNDGTVEQLTVEQNHPAMYYEVEEFVNLVHEGKKESDMNTYERSDVTMQVMDQIRKQIGLVFPND; translated from the coding sequence ATGGTTCGTTTTGGCGTAGTGGGTACCAACTGGATTACAGAAAGGCTTCTTGAAGCCGCAGTACAGGTTGATGGATTCAAATTAACCGCCGTGTATTCAAGAACTGTAGATAAAGCTAATGTATTTGCAGATAAATATGATGTGGAACACCGATTCACCGATCTGGAAGAGTTGGCAGCAAGTGATGTGATTGATGCAGTCTACATCGCAACACCAAATACGGTTCATGCGGAGCAGGCTGAGCTTTTTCTGAGAAATGGTAAACATGTATTGTGCGAGAAACCTCTGGCTGCAAATAGCGCCGAAGTTCGGAGCATGATCGATACAGCACGAGAACACGAGGTTCTGCTCATGGAAGCGATGAAATCGACTCTTGTTCCCCAGTTCAAAATGGTGCAGAAGAACCTGCATAAAATCGGTCCTGTCCGCAAATACGTAGCAGGTTACTCTCAGTATTCTTCGCGTTATGACAAGTACAAAGAGGGGATTGTCCTGAACGCGTTCAAGCCTGAACTCGCTAATGGGGCGTTAATGGATCTCGGAGTGTATTGTCTCTATCCATTGATTACATTGTTCGGTGCACCTAAGCGGGTTCAATCCCAAGCGATGATGCTGGAATCTGGCGTGGATGGACAAGGCAGTGTGCTACTGGATTATGATGGGATGGATGCGGTTGTTACATACTCCAAAATTTCCAATTCTCATCTACCAAGCGAAATCATGGGTGAGCTGGGCAGCATTATTATTGACAAGATTGGTTCACCGGAACATGCAGAGATACGTTACAATGACGGTACAGTGGAGCAGCTCACAGTCGAACAAAACCATCCGGCGATGTATTATGAAGTGGAGGAGTTTGTGAATCTGGTTCATGAAGGCAAAAAGGAGTCTGACATGAACACGTATGAACGCTCCGATGTTACGATGCAGGTCATGGATCAGATTCGGAAGCAGATTGGGCTTGTGTTCCCTAACGATTGA